Proteins encoded by one window of Salmonirosea aquatica:
- a CDS encoding DeoR/GlpR family DNA-binding transcription regulator: MLKDERQLWILDKLGTDNRVSLVALSRELDVSYDSIRRDVIELEERGLLKKVHGGAIANSYLPMRVRQAMGIPNAEISLIAQKARTLFVNGQIVLMDGGTTNLYIAEQMPHNLELTVITNSPPLANALVGHPKVEVILLGGTFHKRYQITMGSETTEQLRHFKADLYFMGVVGIHPTSGLTIRHYEEAQLKRQMMAISGETVVCVTMEKINTVEAYKICAFEDIDKLIYSTSDIVPKTGEWPLHELEFI; encoded by the coding sequence ATGTTAAAAGACGAGCGTCAGCTTTGGATTTTGGATAAGTTAGGTACCGATAATCGCGTTTCTCTCGTGGCTCTCAGCCGGGAACTGGACGTATCATACGACAGCATCCGCCGGGATGTCATTGAACTGGAAGAACGTGGGCTACTGAAAAAAGTACACGGAGGTGCCATCGCCAATTCGTACCTTCCCATGCGCGTGCGGCAGGCGATGGGCATCCCCAACGCCGAAATATCGCTGATCGCCCAAAAGGCGCGGACGCTCTTTGTCAATGGCCAGATCGTGCTCATGGATGGGGGTACCACCAATCTGTATATCGCCGAGCAAATGCCCCATAACCTCGAGCTGACTGTGATTACCAACAGTCCCCCGTTAGCCAATGCCCTGGTGGGCCACCCCAAAGTGGAGGTGATCCTGCTGGGGGGTACCTTTCATAAAAGGTACCAGATAACAATGGGCAGCGAAACCACCGAGCAACTACGCCATTTCAAAGCCGACCTGTATTTTATGGGCGTCGTGGGCATCCATCCTACCTCGGGGCTTACCATCCGGCACTACGAGGAGGCGCAGCTGAAGCGGCAGATGATGGCAATTTCCGGCGAAACGGTCGTGTGTGTGACCATGGAAAAAATCAATACCGTGGAAGCTTACAAGATCTGCGCCTTTGAGGACATCGACAAACTCATTTACAGTACGAGCGATATTGTTCCTAAAACAGGCGAATGGCCCCTGCACGAACTGGAATTTATCTGA
- a CDS encoding FAD-binding and (Fe-S)-binding domain-containing protein encodes MTVPASDVVPTLDSLARQLDGDLFRDSTLRTLYATDASAYREMPLAVAIPRTPDDLVRLIRFAREAGVSLIPRTAGTSLAGQVVGSGLVVDVSKHFNKILEINPEERWVRVQPGVVRDELNMALKPYGLYFGPETSTANRAMIGGMVGNNSCGSNSVVYGSTREHLLEVKALLSDGSEAVFTAEDDLEKLAANPGLQGKIYRKTFEILSDPPNQAEIRKNFPKKSIERRNTGYALDMLLDCAPFTPDGPAFNMCRLIAGSEGTLCLLTEIKLGLIPLPPKTQGLLCAHFNTIDETLRATIIALKYKPQAIELIDSYVLECAASNVEQRKNAFFVKEKEDGTYPAILVVDLSRETQPEVEKLAAELEVELRAVGLGFHFPLLFGEDTKKIWTLRKAGLGLLGNIPGDDKAVAVIEDTAVDVLDQPDYIRDFNAILHKHNMSAVHYAHAGSGELHLRPIINLKTREGHQQFRMIAEEIAALVKKYDGSLSGEHGDGRLRGEFIPKMVGEHNYGLFKEIKKAWDPQTIFNPGKVVDTPPMDTYLRYEADQQTPEFKTYFRFENQTILQHAEQCNGSGDCRKTQLSGGTMCPSYMATRNEKETTRARANILREMLTRSPKDNRFDHQEIKEVYDLCLACKGCKGECPSNVDVAKLKMEFLQQYHDVHGVPLRSWLVGNFSKMTGIASYVPWAYNLIFKNAPLRRIANRVVGFHPDRTMPLLHGETLKGWFKKQPKTSSEKKVYLFCDEFTNYNDVEIGKKAIQVLQKLGYEVLIPDHAPSGRPQLSKGLLKDAKKIAEQNVKALRNLISHDTPLIGIEPSAILTFRDEYPDLVSEYLLEDAKALAQNALQFDEFIAREIDLKKISSNLFTKEKRTIKLHGHCQQKAIASLVPTKKMLSLPENYTVQLIPSGCCGMAGSFGYEAEHYDLSMQIGELVLFPAVRQQPEEVIIAAPGTSCRHQIHDGTGRKALHPAEVLWEAML; translated from the coding sequence ATGACAGTACCCGCTTCCGACGTAGTACCTACCCTGGATTCGCTGGCCCGGCAACTCGACGGGGACCTTTTCCGCGACTCTACCCTCCGCACTCTATACGCTACCGATGCCTCGGCCTACCGCGAAATGCCCCTGGCCGTAGCCATTCCACGTACCCCGGACGATCTTGTCCGGCTCATTCGTTTTGCCCGTGAGGCGGGCGTTTCGCTCATTCCCCGCACGGCAGGTACCTCGCTGGCCGGTCAGGTGGTGGGAAGTGGCCTGGTAGTAGACGTTTCGAAGCACTTCAACAAAATTCTGGAAATAAATCCGGAGGAACGCTGGGTACGGGTGCAGCCGGGCGTGGTGCGCGACGAGCTGAACATGGCCCTGAAGCCCTATGGCCTGTATTTTGGTCCCGAAACTTCTACGGCCAACCGCGCCATGATCGGTGGGATGGTGGGGAACAATTCCTGCGGTTCCAATTCCGTCGTATATGGTTCTACGCGTGAGCATCTGCTGGAAGTGAAAGCGCTGCTGTCCGATGGCTCCGAAGCGGTATTTACGGCGGAAGACGACCTAGAAAAACTGGCCGCAAACCCGGGATTACAGGGGAAGATTTACCGAAAAACGTTTGAAATTCTTTCTGACCCCCCCAATCAGGCCGAAATCCGAAAAAACTTTCCCAAGAAATCCATCGAGCGGCGTAACACGGGCTACGCGCTGGATATGTTGCTGGATTGTGCTCCTTTTACGCCCGATGGCCCGGCCTTCAACATGTGCCGCCTCATCGCCGGCTCCGAAGGTACCCTATGCCTGTTAACCGAAATAAAGCTCGGACTGATTCCCCTGCCGCCCAAAACGCAGGGCCTACTTTGTGCGCATTTCAACACCATTGATGAAACCCTCCGCGCTACCATTATCGCGCTAAAATACAAGCCCCAGGCCATTGAGCTCATCGACAGCTACGTGCTGGAATGCGCCGCCAGTAATGTGGAGCAGAGGAAGAATGCCTTTTTTGTCAAAGAAAAAGAAGATGGTACCTACCCGGCTATCCTGGTGGTGGACCTTTCCCGCGAAACCCAGCCGGAAGTGGAAAAGCTGGCGGCCGAACTGGAAGTCGAATTGCGGGCTGTGGGACTGGGCTTTCACTTTCCGCTACTGTTTGGCGAGGATACCAAAAAAATCTGGACGCTGCGTAAGGCGGGCCTGGGTCTGCTCGGGAATATTCCGGGTGACGACAAGGCCGTGGCTGTGATCGAGGATACGGCCGTAGATGTACTTGACCAACCCGATTATATCCGGGATTTCAATGCGATTTTGCACAAGCACAACATGTCGGCGGTACACTACGCGCATGCTGGTTCGGGTGAGCTGCATTTGCGCCCTATCATTAATCTGAAGACCCGCGAGGGGCACCAGCAATTCCGAATGATTGCGGAGGAAATTGCCGCGCTCGTCAAGAAATACGACGGCTCGCTATCGGGCGAGCACGGCGATGGCCGGCTCCGCGGGGAGTTTATTCCGAAAATGGTCGGGGAGCACAATTATGGATTGTTTAAGGAAATAAAAAAAGCCTGGGACCCGCAGACGATTTTCAATCCGGGCAAAGTGGTGGATACTCCGCCAATGGATACCTACCTTCGGTACGAGGCCGATCAGCAAACACCCGAATTCAAGACTTACTTCCGGTTCGAAAACCAGACCATTCTGCAACATGCCGAGCAGTGCAACGGCTCGGGCGATTGCCGCAAGACTCAGCTCAGCGGGGGTACCATGTGTCCCAGCTACATGGCGACCCGCAACGAAAAAGAAACCACCCGCGCCCGCGCCAATATTCTGCGCGAAATGCTGACGCGCTCGCCCAAGGACAACCGTTTCGATCATCAGGAAATCAAAGAGGTATATGATTTATGCCTGGCCTGCAAAGGTTGCAAGGGTGAATGCCCCAGCAATGTGGACGTGGCCAAGCTAAAAATGGAATTCCTGCAACAGTACCACGACGTGCACGGGGTACCCCTGCGCTCGTGGCTAGTGGGGAATTTTTCTAAAATGACAGGAATTGCCAGCTACGTACCCTGGGCTTATAATTTGATTTTCAAGAATGCGCCACTGCGCCGCATCGCCAACCGCGTTGTGGGCTTCCATCCCGACCGGACGATGCCACTGCTGCACGGTGAAACGTTGAAAGGGTGGTTCAAGAAACAGCCCAAGACTTCCTCGGAGAAGAAGGTGTACCTTTTCTGCGATGAATTCACGAACTACAACGACGTGGAAATTGGCAAAAAAGCCATTCAGGTGTTACAGAAACTGGGCTACGAGGTACTTATTCCCGACCATGCCCCCAGCGGACGCCCACAGCTTTCCAAAGGGCTTTTAAAGGATGCGAAAAAAATCGCCGAGCAGAATGTCAAAGCTTTAAGAAACCTTATTTCACACGATACGCCATTAATCGGCATCGAGCCGTCGGCTATCCTCACCTTCCGCGACGAGTACCCCGATTTGGTCAGCGAATACCTACTGGAAGATGCCAAAGCTTTGGCTCAGAATGCGCTGCAATTTGACGAATTTATCGCGCGGGAAATTGATTTGAAGAAAATCTCCTCCAACCTTTTTACCAAAGAAAAGCGGACGATCAAACTCCACGGCCACTGCCAGCAAAAGGCCATCGCCAGCCTGGTACCTACCAAGAAAATGCTTTCGTTACCCGAAAACTACACCGTCCAACTCATTCCCAGCGGTTGTTGTGGCATGGCCGGTAGCTTCGGCTACGAAGCCGAACACTACGACCTCTCTATGCAAATCGGAGAACTGGTACTTTTCCCCGCCGTGCGCCAACAACCCGAAGAAGTCATCATTGCTGCGCCAGGTACCAGCTGCCGACACCAGATTCACGACGGCACGGGAAGGAAGGCGCTGCATCCGGCGGAGGTGTTGTGGGAAGCCATGCTTTAA
- a CDS encoding AbrB/MazE/SpoVT family DNA-binding domain-containing protein gives MEAQIIKIGNSKGLRLSKTILEKYNIKDQVELILEEEQIILKPIAKPREGWEAAFKEMHAAGDDSLLIDEVFEDESFEEWN, from the coding sequence ATGGAAGCACAAATCATCAAAATCGGAAATTCTAAAGGTCTTCGATTGAGCAAGACCATTTTAGAGAAATACAACATCAAGGATCAAGTCGAGTTAATTCTCGAGGAGGAGCAGATCATTTTGAAGCCGATCGCAAAACCCAGGGAGGGCTGGGAAGCAGCCTTTAAGGAAATGCACGCTGCCGGTGACGATAGTTTGCTTATCGACGAGGTCTTTGAGGATGAAAGCTTTGAGGAATGGAATTAA
- a CDS encoding type II toxin-antitoxin system PemK/MazF family toxin: MELKQYAIVLVNLDPTVGHEIKKTRPCVIVSPNEMNKYLKTIVIAPMTTNSKEYPSRILVKHNNTMGMVALDQIRTVDKARILKVFGKLSKGEIQKCKATLKEIFVD, encoded by the coding sequence ATGGAATTAAAACAGTACGCTATTGTCTTGGTCAATCTTGATCCGACCGTTGGCCACGAAATTAAAAAGACTCGCCCTTGTGTCATTGTTTCGCCAAATGAAATGAATAAGTACCTCAAAACAATAGTTATTGCCCCCATGACCACCAACTCAAAAGAGTATCCTTCGCGCATACTGGTCAAGCATAATAATACTATGGGCATGGTGGCCCTCGATCAGATCAGAACGGTAGATAAGGCGCGGATTCTTAAAGTATTTGGTAAACTCAGCAAGGGTGAAATACAGAAATGCAAGGCAACTTTGAAAGAGATATTCGTTGATTGA
- a CDS encoding MFS transporter yields MQTSTLPQKTTSQHLFSLPVIVAALGYFVDIYDLQLFGIVRIPSLLSLGLTPDEADAVGITILDYQMIGLLLGGLFWGMLGDKKGRLSVLFGSIITYSLANIACGFIPHLNFVDKVEAYKWLRFVAGLGLAGELGAGITLVSEILPKNLRAIGTSLVAGIGLAGAVVGTFTVRLAGDWTIAYFIGGGLGILLLLLRVGVIESGMFKGITQDKSISKGNFLAFFTDRKRFAKYMKCIGMGLPTWFSIGILAYQSNQFGVAMGIAEPVEPALAIMWGYIGVSLGDLASGFISQGLHSRKKAIALMMAFALAGVLLFLFAGFKSPDALYALCCWLGLGTGYWAMFVTVAAEQFGTNLRATAATTIPNFVRGALVPMNLLFVYLKPSFGVIMAGFLVGAVAYSIGFYSTLTIPETHGKDLDFVEDV; encoded by the coding sequence ATGCAAACCTCTACCCTCCCCCAGAAAACTACGTCTCAGCACCTATTCAGCTTGCCCGTCATTGTGGCGGCCTTGGGGTACTTCGTGGACATTTATGATTTACAGCTCTTTGGCATCGTGCGCATTCCCAGTCTGCTGAGTCTCGGACTCACACCTGATGAGGCTGATGCCGTCGGCATCACCATTCTGGATTACCAGATGATCGGCCTGTTGCTCGGCGGGCTATTCTGGGGTATGCTGGGCGACAAGAAGGGACGGCTTTCTGTATTGTTCGGCTCTATCATCACCTACTCATTAGCCAATATCGCCTGCGGCTTTATTCCCCACCTCAATTTTGTGGATAAAGTCGAGGCCTATAAATGGCTGCGGTTCGTGGCGGGGCTGGGCCTGGCGGGTGAGCTGGGAGCGGGCATCACACTGGTATCCGAGATTCTTCCCAAAAATCTGCGCGCCATAGGTACCTCGCTGGTGGCGGGGATAGGTCTGGCCGGGGCGGTGGTAGGTACCTTCACGGTGCGGCTAGCGGGCGACTGGACCATCGCCTATTTCATCGGCGGTGGGCTGGGTATCCTGCTGCTGCTGCTACGGGTAGGGGTGATTGAATCGGGCATGTTCAAAGGCATCACGCAGGACAAGTCCATTTCCAAAGGAAACTTTCTGGCGTTTTTTACCGACCGAAAGCGGTTCGCTAAGTATATGAAATGCATCGGGATGGGGCTACCTACCTGGTTCAGTATCGGTATCCTGGCCTACCAAAGCAATCAGTTCGGGGTAGCCATGGGCATCGCCGAACCTGTAGAACCCGCACTGGCCATCATGTGGGGGTACATTGGCGTGTCCCTTGGCGACTTGGCAAGCGGATTCATCAGCCAGGGATTGCATTCACGCAAAAAAGCTATCGCGCTGATGATGGCGTTTGCGTTAGCTGGGGTACTTCTGTTTTTGTTCGCAGGATTCAAATCGCCCGACGCGCTGTATGCGCTCTGTTGCTGGCTGGGGTTGGGTACCGGCTACTGGGCCATGTTCGTAACGGTGGCCGCCGAGCAATTCGGCACCAATCTGCGGGCTACAGCCGCCACCACCATCCCCAACTTCGTGCGGGGTGCCCTGGTACCCATGAATCTGCTGTTTGTGTATCTCAAGCCCTCCTTCGGCGTAATCATGGCGGGTTTCCTGGTGGGGGCTGTGGCCTACTCGATTGGGTTCTATTCTACACTCACGATTCCCGAAACGCATGGGAAAGATTTGGATTTTGTGGAGGATGTTTGA
- the arfB gene encoding alternative ribosome rescue aminoacyl-tRNA hydrolase ArfB, with translation MIHELKINPEELHPEVVFQTARSGGKGGQNVNKVETKVELRFDIPNSQVLRDEQKDFLLKKLANKLTNEGVLILYHQTERSQLANKEKVVRKFDRMIQEAFVVPRRRRATRPTLGSVLRRVKAKKQRSETKKMRRKPPRE, from the coding sequence ATGATACACGAACTTAAAATCAACCCCGAAGAACTTCATCCGGAAGTAGTGTTCCAAACCGCCCGTAGTGGCGGTAAAGGGGGGCAGAATGTCAATAAAGTAGAAACCAAAGTAGAACTGCGCTTCGATATCCCCAATTCACAGGTACTTCGCGACGAGCAGAAGGATTTTCTATTGAAGAAACTCGCTAACAAACTCACCAACGAAGGCGTGTTAATTCTCTACCACCAAACAGAGCGCAGCCAGCTAGCCAACAAGGAAAAGGTAGTAAGGAAGTTTGACCGCATGATTCAGGAAGCCTTTGTGGTACCGCGCAGGCGCCGCGCTACCCGCCCTACCCTGGGGTCGGTACTACGGCGGGTAAAAGCCAAAAAGCAACGCTCAGAAACAAAAAAGATGCGCCGAAAGCCCCCGAGAGAGTAA
- a CDS encoding GNAT family N-acetyltransferase: MEATLPTPTFTIRRAAPADAPVLAKHRCEMWLAMNDLLPEGYAAMYEQCVEYFEEAVRDESYLGWLVAIESGEVVAGGGLLLRRIAPYPMANGLTCPSEKQAHILNMFTEVGYRRYGLANLLMKTLLRWCEEQGVGSVTLNASEAGKPLYEKLGFAEVKNFMKWNGKMP; the protein is encoded by the coding sequence ATGGAAGCAACCTTACCTACCCCTACTTTTACCATCCGCCGCGCCGCGCCAGCTGATGCACCTGTCCTGGCGAAGCACCGTTGTGAGATGTGGCTCGCGATGAACGATCTTCTTCCGGAGGGCTACGCAGCCATGTACGAGCAGTGTGTGGAGTATTTCGAAGAGGCCGTCCGGGACGAGTCCTACCTGGGCTGGCTGGTCGCAATCGAATCGGGCGAAGTAGTGGCGGGCGGCGGTTTGTTGCTGCGCCGGATTGCCCCCTACCCAATGGCCAACGGTCTGACCTGTCCTTCCGAAAAGCAGGCCCATATCCTCAATATGTTCACCGAAGTAGGGTACCGCCGCTACGGACTGGCCAACCTGCTGATGAAGACCCTTTTGCGCTGGTGTGAAGAGCAGGGGGTAGGATCGGTTACGCTGAATGCTTCGGAAGCCGGCAAGCCGCTTTACGAAAAGCTGGGGTTTGCGGAAGTGAAGAATTTTATGAAATGGAACGGAAAAATGCCATGA
- a CDS encoding arylsulfatase, with amino-acid sequence MNRRFIGLLLISVFLSILLASNHEKNVTQSNKPNIILIYADDLGIGLLGHEGQKIIKTPHIDQLAREGIRFRRAYSNMLCAPARASLLTGFHDCHANGFQVTDGGTYTYANADESAYGKISRMIENALSPVPAGQVFLGEVAKRAGYITAQFGKLEWGFSTTDQQMKRHGWDHYFGYLDHVRAHGFYPPFLFQDGVLKEITGNTRMNSGKSGEPETEANFKERWNREGKEVYSQTIFMDSILHFIDAHKEQPFFLYFPTQLPHGPVSIPAVHPDFINDSRLTQIEKEYASMVKMLDDHVGQIVQKLQDLHIDDNTIVIFAADNGHEIYYSQAGRVLKPYTNMKTGQRFDDYKSKFYSDLGGDVFNGNGGRAGLKRSNHEGGIRVPLIIKWPQHIQKGRVSERLVANYDILPTLAEIVGFSGAFDTDGISFYKELLGQKGTREHSFIVYSSFVGPTLLTNDGWKIRSFLEKDAFELYHLPDDFREEKDLAEKYPERLKTLKIELLKACDGDFRNGLYSTSNQIPIATITDKK; translated from the coding sequence ATGAACAGACGATTTATCGGACTCCTACTAATTTCAGTTTTCCTTTCGATTCTGCTGGCTTCGAACCATGAAAAAAATGTTACTCAGTCTAATAAGCCCAATATCATTCTAATCTATGCGGATGATTTGGGGATTGGGTTATTGGGCCACGAAGGGCAGAAAATCATAAAAACACCCCATATCGATCAGCTGGCTCGTGAAGGAATTCGTTTTCGGCGGGCGTACTCCAACATGCTGTGCGCCCCGGCCCGCGCTTCGCTGCTTACGGGCTTCCACGATTGTCACGCAAATGGATTCCAAGTAACCGACGGGGGTACCTATACATATGCCAATGCCGATGAATCTGCCTATGGAAAAATTAGCAGGATGATCGAGAACGCCCTATCGCCGGTTCCAGCCGGGCAGGTGTTTTTGGGAGAGGTGGCTAAACGTGCAGGCTATATCACCGCTCAATTTGGTAAGCTGGAATGGGGTTTTTCCACGACGGATCAACAAATGAAGCGGCATGGCTGGGATCATTATTTCGGCTACCTGGATCACGTACGAGCGCACGGATTTTACCCTCCGTTTCTATTTCAGGATGGGGTTCTGAAAGAAATAACAGGAAATACGCGGATGAATTCCGGTAAATCCGGCGAGCCTGAAACCGAGGCAAACTTCAAAGAACGTTGGAATAGAGAGGGTAAGGAGGTGTATTCGCAAACCATCTTTATGGATAGTATTCTCCACTTCATCGACGCGCATAAAGAACAGCCATTTTTCCTGTATTTCCCCACGCAGCTCCCCCACGGGCCAGTATCCATTCCGGCAGTTCATCCTGATTTTATCAACGACAGCCGCCTGACCCAAATCGAAAAGGAATATGCCTCGATGGTAAAAATGCTGGACGACCATGTGGGGCAAATCGTCCAGAAACTGCAAGACTTACACATCGACGACAATACCATCGTTATTTTTGCCGCCGACAACGGACATGAAATCTATTACAGTCAGGCGGGAAGGGTACTTAAGCCTTATACCAACATGAAAACGGGCCAACGTTTCGATGATTACAAAAGCAAATTTTACAGTGATCTGGGCGGTGATGTTTTCAACGGCAATGGCGGCCGGGCGGGCTTGAAGAGAAGCAATCATGAAGGCGGAATCAGGGTACCCCTGATTATCAAATGGCCTCAGCACATACAAAAAGGAAGGGTCAGCGAACGGCTGGTAGCTAATTACGATATCTTACCTACCCTTGCTGAAATCGTTGGCTTTTCCGGAGCTTTCGATACCGACGGTATTTCTTTTTACAAGGAACTACTCGGTCAGAAAGGTACCCGTGAACATTCCTTTATTGTATATTCTTCTTTTGTTGGCCCTACCCTACTTACCAACGATGGCTGGAAAATAAGGAGCTTTCTTGAAAAAGATGCGTTTGAATTGTACCATTTGCCGGACGATTTCCGGGAAGAAAAAGATTTGGCAGAAAAGTATCCTGAAAGGCTAAAAACCCTTAAAATTGAGCTTCTTAAAGCCTGCGATGGGGATTTTAGAAATGGCTTATATAGCACGAGCAATCAGATACCCATTGCTACGATAACAGATAAAAAATAA
- a CDS encoding SDR family NAD(P)-dependent oxidoreductase, whose product MDLKLDDKLVFISGSTAGIGFAIAQRFLQEGAQVVINGRTNDGVDEAVKELQSLVEGAKIKGIAADFSKVEEVNQLIKELPEVDILINNAGIFEPKPFADIPDEDWFRFFEVNVMSGIRLARHYFPRMLQKNWGRIIFISSESAVFIPDEMIHYGMTKTAQIAVSRGLAELTKGTNVTVNAILPGPTKSKGVGTFLEDLSKAGGKSIEAVEEDFFENMRPTSLLQRFASVQEIADTTVYFSSPLASATNGASIRVEGGLIRSIL is encoded by the coding sequence ATGGATTTAAAACTTGACGATAAACTGGTATTCATAAGCGGTTCGACCGCCGGAATCGGTTTTGCGATCGCCCAGCGGTTTTTACAGGAAGGTGCCCAGGTCGTTATCAATGGAAGAACGAACGACGGAGTAGATGAAGCGGTAAAGGAATTGCAGTCCCTGGTAGAGGGCGCAAAAATAAAGGGCATTGCCGCCGATTTTTCAAAAGTTGAGGAGGTCAATCAGTTAATAAAGGAGCTACCGGAAGTCGATATTCTAATAAACAATGCGGGCATTTTTGAGCCGAAACCTTTTGCCGATATTCCCGATGAAGACTGGTTTCGGTTTTTTGAAGTCAATGTCATGAGCGGCATTCGCCTGGCCCGGCACTATTTCCCTAGAATGCTGCAAAAGAACTGGGGACGGATTATTTTCATTTCCAGCGAATCGGCCGTGTTTATTCCCGACGAAATGATCCACTACGGCATGACCAAAACCGCGCAGATTGCGGTCAGCCGCGGTTTGGCCGAATTGACTAAAGGTACCAACGTAACGGTCAACGCTATTTTGCCCGGTCCGACAAAATCGAAAGGAGTGGGTACTTTCCTGGAAGATTTATCCAAGGCAGGGGGCAAGTCGATCGAAGCAGTAGAAGAGGACTTTTTCGAAAATATGCGCCCGACCTCGCTCCTCCAGCGTTTCGCAAGTGTGCAGGAAATTGCCGATACTACGGTGTACTTTTCCAGCCCGTTGGCGTCGGCTACCAACGGTGCTTCTATCCGGGTAGAAGGCGGGTTGATTAGGTCCATTTTATAA
- a CDS encoding nucleotidyltransferase family protein, whose product MEIEQIKTQVVPILRRHHISRAGLFGSVVTGHADEQSDIDILVQLGRKMGLLEFVSIKYELEDVLHKNVDLVEYRAIKPALKSRILSEAVRIYG is encoded by the coding sequence ATGGAAATAGAGCAAATCAAAACTCAGGTAGTTCCTATTCTTCGCCGCCACCATATTTCAAGAGCTGGTTTGTTTGGTTCCGTAGTCACGGGCCACGCCGACGAACAGAGCGATATTGACATTCTCGTTCAGTTGGGCAGAAAAATGGGGCTGCTGGAATTTGTAAGTATAAAGTACGAGTTGGAGGATGTTTTACACAAAAACGTCGATCTGGTCGAATACCGGGCTATAAAACCAGCCTTAAAAAGCCGGATTTTATCCGAAGCAGTAAGGATATATGGGTAA
- a CDS encoding esterase/lipase family protein, whose product MKLIKNLFIMICNLVFLSRCTDRAKEEYSPSSFFKQNTAKQNEGLIVFVHGIFGDAKDTWTNEQTGAYFPELVSNDSVFAGYDIFTYGFASPKLNIALTIDELGEDLRSTFDDQNFSRYSKIVLVCHSMGGLVSRSFLIKYREKWAHKIKLIYYFSTPGSGSQIASLARSFSKNEQLENLQIENGDRYLANQSRAWYAVQSLIDIPAYCAYEKQATSISKIVEFSSASSICNRPLDPINENHINIVKPKDIRAKSYIVFRNAFKATISNNAINEVKSNPEPKKNGNASKSSTYQLRDVNDRPLNVGDFYSFDAIVNGHVPETQRNFYLIAKINKNDDCIFTYSTAENEPGWAISTHVLVGQRTKTVIRRKIEPQWLKTHYPEQYRILMNKAMLYGLVQDGE is encoded by the coding sequence GTGAAATTAATAAAAAATTTATTTATCATGATTTGTAACCTTGTATTTTTATCAAGGTGCACTGATCGGGCCAAAGAAGAATATTCGCCATCTTCATTTTTTAAGCAAAATACAGCTAAACAAAATGAGGGTCTAATCGTATTTGTACATGGAATCTTTGGTGATGCAAAAGACACTTGGACTAACGAACAAACAGGAGCATATTTTCCAGAATTAGTTAGTAATGATTCTGTTTTTGCTGGATATGACATTTTTACATATGGTTTTGCAAGTCCAAAGTTAAATATTGCCTTAACTATCGATGAACTTGGTGAAGATCTCCGGAGTACATTTGATGATCAAAACTTTTCTAGATACAGTAAAATAGTACTTGTATGTCATAGTATGGGTGGATTAGTTTCACGTTCTTTTTTAATTAAGTATAGAGAGAAATGGGCTCACAAAATAAAACTTATTTACTATTTCTCCACACCTGGAAGTGGTAGCCAAATTGCGAGTTTGGCACGATCATTCTCAAAAAACGAGCAACTAGAAAACTTACAAATAGAGAATGGCGATAGGTATCTGGCTAATCAATCCAGAGCATGGTATGCTGTACAGAGTTTGATAGATATTCCTGCATATTGTGCATATGAGAAGCAGGCAACCTCAATATCTAAGATTGTTGAATTTTCTAGTGCGTCTTCAATCTGTAACCGTCCGCTAGATCCAATAAATGAGAATCATATAAATATTGTTAAGCCCAAAGATATTAGAGCTAAGTCATATATAGTTTTTCGAAATGCATTCAAGGCTACTATCTCTAATAACGCTATAAACGAGGTCAAATCAAATCCCGAACCTAAAAAAAATGGAAATGCTTCTAAGAGTAGTACTTATCAATTAAGAGATGTTAATGATAGACCTTTAAATGTTGGCGACTTTTATTCATTTGATGCTATTGTAAATGGTCATGTACCAGAAACACAAAGAAATTTTTACTTAATAGCAAAAATAAACAAAAATGACGATTGTATATTCACCTACAGTACAGCAGAAAATGAGCCAGGATGGGCTATCAGCACCCATGTTCTTGTGGGTCAACGAACGAAAACTGTTATTCGTCGGAAGATTGAGCCACAATGGTTGAAAACCCACTATCCTGAACAATATAGAATTTTGATGAATAAGGCAATGCTTTACGGCTTAGTTCAAGATGGTGAGTAA
- a CDS encoding DUF433 domain-containing protein — protein MDGRIINIDPEILGGTPVFAGTRVPIKNLFDYLETGETIDYFLDDFEGVSREQVVKVLEMYLIGSRCKRESMKP, from the coding sequence ATGGACGGACGCATCATCAACATCGACCCCGAGATTCTGGGAGGCACACCCGTATTTGCCGGAACACGGGTGCCCATCAAGAATTTATTCGACTACCTTGAAACCGGAGAAACGATAGATTATTTTTTGGACGACTTCGAAGGGGTAAGCCGGGAACAAGTAGTGAAGGTTCTGGAAATGTATTTAATCGGATCACGTTGCAAACGCGAGTCCATGAAACCCTGA